A window of Saimiri boliviensis isolate mSaiBol1 chromosome 1, mSaiBol1.pri, whole genome shotgun sequence genomic DNA:
ATTAGCAAATGCCATTGCTAGTATTCAGGATTAACAAATACTGTTACAAATACTCTTATTGTTTAGTAATTAGGTGAAAATAggtattatactttttttttcatgctttacaattttgaaggaatatttttttctttttttaaaaaaatttttgttttgttttgtttgaaacagagtgtctctctattgccaggctggagtgcaggaatgcagtggtgcaatcttggtacactgtaacctccacttcctggcttcaagccattcccctgcctcagcctcctgagtagccgggattacaggcacccaacaccacgcccagctaatttttatatttttagtagagatggggttttaccatattggccaggctggtcttgaattccagaccttgtgatctacctgctttggcctcccaaagtgctgggattacaggcgtgagccaccgcacctggccagaattttttttttttcctaaggtgaatgaatgTTAAGAAAATTGCTGGTGGGGGGAAGggtagtaaaaaaataaataaaaatggcccaggcgcagtggctcatgcttgtaaccccagcactttgggaggcctaggcgggtggatcatgaggtcaagagattgagaccatcctggttaacatggtgaaaccctgtctctactaaaaatataaaaaattagctggggtggcggcatgtgcctgtaatcccagctacttgggagactgaggcaggagaatcgcttgaacctaggaggtggaggttgcagtaagccgagatcgcaccactccactccagcctgcgtgatagatcaagactttgtctcaaatgaatgaatgaatgaatgaatgagtattaTTTCACATAAGACTGCCCAAATGGGAATGGGGCCAGTATTGGATCAAGGACAGTTTGGGCCCCTCTGCTGGAGGAGTAACATGCTGCTTTATTTGCAGGTCCAGGGCTGGGGAAGAGTGTCTCCAGCTGCCTGCATCTGGCcgagaaagaaaccaaaaaaggCCAGGGTAGGGGAAGATGACTGCAGCGACTGCTTAGTGTGTGTTAACCTCTCCCATGGGAGCCTCGAGACCAAGCCTCCCACTGAGGGGGGCCCAGAGAAGGATCAGAGCAGCCCCTCTCAGACTCAGGCAGCCCCCCAGGGCCCCAGCACTGCTTCCAGGGAGATTAGCAACATCTGCTTTCCCACCTACTTTGGAGCAGAGAAAAAAAGTCTGCAAATCAAGGAGTTTGTTTGGTGCGCCGAAGATTGGGCCATCTCCGACACTAATAGGGGCAAGGCCCTTGGGAACCCCAGTGGAAGCACCAACAGAGGGCTGTCAGTCCCAGGCCCCGTGACATCCAAGGCCCTCCTGGTTCTGCCTCCCCTGAAGGCTTCACTTTCAAATGGCTTGGATGTTCCGGTTAAGAAGAATAAGAACTGTTTCTTACCGTCGGAAGAGAAGGTGCTGAGTGTGGAAAAGGATGGGTGTGTGTCTTGTGCATATGGCTTCAAAACAGCAGATGGGAAAGGTGAAAAGAGACCCAGTGAGCTGGCCAAACACCCCACAGTCAACGACATGCCATCCTTCCCTTCCCAAGCAGCCAGGACATCCCTGGCTGATCCGGAGCAGTGCTGCCTGCACTGGTCCCTCCTGTCTGAGAAAAACCTGCTGTGCCCTCCAGACCCCAGCAGTGTTCGCTATCTTGCTGCCTTGCAGCTTCTGCAGAAACAGGAAGTGCAAAACCACAAATCCAAATTCACAGCCAAGGAGCCAAGACCTCGTGTGATGTCCCCAAAGCACGTTCTCCCAAAGGCCAAGCAGGAAAACAGGCCCCAAATGCTAGAGACCAAAGTTTTCTCAAGACCTCTCTTGCCGTCCCTCACAGTGAGCAGAGTTGTCATTCCCATCTCCACCCACAGGATCCTCTGAGCGGTCACGGTAGAACCCCTGGGAGTAAGCACTGCTTGAGATGCAGtcatcctttctctttcttctctctcatctcCTGCCCTCCacactctttctctcctccctctcagtctgtctttcttattcttttcttccccttctttatttcatccattttttttttttggtagtacaACCAAAGAAAATTGAACCTCAGTGGATGGGTTTGGATTTAGTTTCTAACACA
This region includes:
- the C1H16orf46 gene encoding uncharacterized protein C16orf46 homolog, whose amino-acid sequence is MDLCQKNETDLENSENNEIQCTEETEPSCTCPDERSEKDHVCCLLNISDITREQDEKAKEFIIGTGWEEAVQGWGRVSPAACIWPRKKPKKARVGEDDCSDCLVCVNLSHGSLETKPPTEGGPEKDQSSPSQTQAAPQGPSTASREISNICFPTYFGAEKKSLQIKEFVWCAEDWAISDTNRGKALGNPSGSTNRGLSVPGPVTSKALLVLPPLKASLSNGLDVPVKKNKNCFLPSEEKVLSVEKDGCVSCAYGFKTADGKGEKRPSELAKHPTVNDMPSFPSQAARTSLADPEQCCLHWSLLSEKNLLCPPDPSSVRYLAALQLLQKQEVQNHKSKFTAKEPRPRVMSPKHVLPKAKQENRPQMLETKVFSRPLLPSLTVSRVVIPISTHRIL